In Sphingobacteriaceae bacterium, the following proteins share a genomic window:
- a CDS encoding transaldolase — MELYLDSANLKEIEEGFKLGFLNGLTTTPTFMQKEGITDIDGTIVKLSKIVPVLQIEALGNTAEEVLAEAERQLALGLDPTKTVFKIPVSLEGVRACKLLRDKGYLVNVHLVYTLQQAYMAMQAGATYVCPLVGRLQDQGHDALTLVEQCVDAVEIYGYDTKIMFSSVRHAEHVRNAINIGVHTITVPLKVLKQLTENNFTTLGTDQFIADTRLMMVRVKEAMNGVNPIVAEETNITDALVKMTEFNFGAITVVKKDGSIKGVFTDGSLRKLLQEKGHGILSKKLSDVEFREPITIDGGVLLNDASVLFKKTSVDTIVVTENGKPVGMLDIQDLKS, encoded by the coding sequence ATGGAATTATACTTAGACTCAGCCAATTTAAAAGAAATTGAAGAAGGTTTTAAATTGGGCTTTTTAAACGGCTTAACCACAACCCCAACCTTTATGCAAAAGGAAGGAATTACGGATATTGACGGAACAATTGTAAAATTAAGCAAGATTGTGCCTGTGCTCCAAATCGAAGCATTAGGAAACACTGCTGAGGAAGTATTAGCGGAAGCTGAGCGTCAGTTAGCTCTTGGATTAGATCCTACAAAAACAGTTTTTAAAATTCCGGTTTCTTTAGAAGGTGTTAGAGCTTGTAAATTATTAAGAGATAAAGGGTACCTGGTAAACGTGCATTTGGTGTATACGTTGCAACAAGCTTATATGGCTATGCAAGCGGGTGCTACTTATGTTTGTCCATTAGTTGGGCGTTTACAGGATCAGGGTCACGATGCTTTAACGCTGGTTGAGCAATGTGTTGACGCTGTAGAAATTTACGGGTACGATACAAAAATCATGTTCTCTTCGGTGAGACATGCAGAACACGTGAGAAATGCCATCAACATTGGCGTTCATACAATCACAGTTCCCCTAAAAGTACTAAAGCAATTAACGGAGAATAATTTCACTACTTTAGGAACGGATCAGTTTATTGCTGATACCCGTTTGATGATGGTGCGTGTGAAAGAAGCGATGAACGGCGTAAATCCAATCGTTGCAGAAGAAACTAATATTACTGATGCTTTGGTTAAAATGACTGAATTCAATTTTGGTGCTATTACCGTTGTAAAAAAAGACGGTAGCATTAAAGGAGTATTTACAGATGGTTCTTTACGTAAATTGTTACAGGAAAAAGGTCACGGCATTTTAAGCAAAAAATTAAGTGACGTTGAATTCCGCGAACCAATTACAATTGATGGAGGTGTATTGTTGAATGACGCAAGTGTTTTATTTAAAAAGACTTCTGTTGATACCATTGTGGTGACTGAAAACGGTAAACCAGTTGGGATGTTGGATATTCAGGATTTGAAATCTTAG
- a CDS encoding phosphatase: MTEPENLYGVIGGRFITSADEMRIKLEKIKAFVFDWDGVYNNGEKQSSGGSNFSEVDSMGQNLLRFSYYLKNKKLPFTAIISGEKNDTAFYFSERECLNYSLFKVPHKRAALDLLCEKENLKPEEIAYFFDDVLDIPIAEVCGIRMMVNQKANPLFAQYCIKHKLVDYLSASAGGSFAVREMTELLIGLNGNYDEVMTGRKNNSVEYQNYIQARKKVKPDYYTLNADELVKVDSPNNLTT; encoded by the coding sequence ATGACAGAACCTGAGAATTTATATGGCGTTATTGGTGGAAGATTTATTACTTCAGCCGATGAAATGAGAATCAAACTCGAAAAGATAAAAGCTTTTGTTTTTGACTGGGATGGCGTTTATAATAACGGAGAAAAACAATCTTCCGGAGGAAGCAATTTCAGCGAGGTTGACAGCATGGGACAAAACCTACTGCGTTTTTCCTATTATCTCAAAAATAAAAAACTTCCGTTTACTGCTATTATCAGTGGGGAAAAAAACGATACAGCTTTCTATTTCAGCGAAAGAGAATGTTTGAATTATTCTTTATTTAAAGTGCCTCACAAACGCGCGGCTCTTGACCTGCTTTGTGAAAAAGAAAATTTAAAGCCGGAAGAGATCGCCTATTTTTTCGATGATGTGCTCGATATTCCCATTGCAGAAGTTTGTGGAATAAGAATGATGGTAAATCAGAAGGCCAATCCTCTTTTTGCGCAGTATTGTATTAAACACAAATTAGTAGATTACCTGAGTGCCTCTGCTGGTGGCTCATTCGCGGTGCGGGAAATGACGGAGCTTTTAATTGGTCTTAATGGAAATTATGACGAGGTAATGACCGGGAGAAAAAATAATTCGGTGGAGTATCAGAATTATATTCAAGCGAGAAAAAAAGTGAAACCGGATTACTATACCTTAAATGCGGACGAATTAGTGAAGGTAGATTCACCGAACAATTTAACCACATAG
- a CDS encoding metal-dependent hydrolase has product MEELKYPIGHFKALDDYSHEDLENYISIIESFPKRLKLEVENLTNSQLDVPYRPDGWSVIQVVNHCADSHMNALIRVKMALTEETPIIKPYRQELWAELADGSMPIHFSLNILEGVHARWAKILRSLDEKQWKRGFIHPEKGKELSLKEAAASYAWHCQHHLAHITNLKKRMLW; this is encoded by the coding sequence ATGGAAGAATTAAAATACCCTATCGGACACTTCAAAGCCCTGGATGATTATTCCCATGAAGATCTAGAAAATTATATCTCTATTATTGAGAGTTTTCCTAAACGCCTGAAACTCGAAGTAGAGAATCTCACAAATTCCCAGTTAGATGTGCCTTATCGTCCGGATGGCTGGAGCGTGATACAAGTTGTGAATCACTGTGCTGACAGTCATATGAACGCTTTGATTCGCGTTAAAATGGCACTTACGGAGGAAACTCCGATTATAAAACCTTACAGGCAGGAATTGTGGGCAGAGTTGGCGGATGGATCTATGCCAATTCATTTTTCTTTAAACATTTTGGAAGGTGTTCATGCGCGCTGGGCAAAAATTTTAAGATCGCTTGATGAAAAACAATGGAAACGCGGATTTATTCATCCTGAAAAAGGAAAAGAACTAAGTTTGAAAGAGGCCGCTGCGTCTTACGCCTGGCATTGCCAGCATCACCTGGCGCATATTACCAATCTTAAGAAGCGCATGTTGTGGTGA
- a CDS encoding sterol desaturase produces MDDFSEAVILKFAIPIYTLIIGFEIFYSYWHEKKYYSTKGTIANVYLSMLNGGLDLLVRAAGLAVLWFFYQFKFVQIDKHLHPVFYWTALLVGQDFLFYWLHRVDHYCRLFWAIHVTHHSSEEFNFTVGFRSSVFQPLYRFIYFIPLSFLGFNPLDVLLMYAITQIFGILIHTKTVGKLGPLEWIMSTPSHHRVHHASNVRYLDKNMGMVFIIWDRLFGTFEEEKEEVVYGLTSNLKSYHPINMVFHEWRNIWNDLRRKKAPLKAKFMYVFGPPGWSHDGSTKTSAQLRAELKLKDSKNG; encoded by the coding sequence ATGGACGACTTTAGTGAAGCGGTAATTTTAAAATTTGCGATCCCGATTTATACGCTTATAATTGGCTTCGAGATTTTTTACAGTTACTGGCATGAAAAAAAATATTATTCTACCAAAGGAACTATCGCCAATGTTTACCTGAGCATGCTTAATGGTGGTCTCGACCTTTTGGTTCGTGCGGCCGGTCTCGCTGTACTTTGGTTCTTCTACCAGTTTAAGTTTGTTCAGATAGATAAACATTTACACCCCGTCTTTTATTGGACGGCACTGCTCGTTGGACAAGACTTTTTGTTTTATTGGCTGCATCGTGTAGATCATTATTGCCGCTTGTTCTGGGCTATCCACGTAACACATCATTCTTCTGAAGAATTTAATTTTACAGTTGGTTTCCGTTCTTCTGTTTTTCAACCGCTTTACCGCTTTATTTATTTTATCCCGCTATCCTTCCTGGGATTTAATCCTTTAGATGTTTTATTGATGTATGCCATCACACAAATTTTTGGTATTTTGATTCATACAAAAACAGTTGGCAAACTTGGTCCACTCGAATGGATCATGTCTACACCCTCGCACCACCGGGTACACCATGCCAGCAACGTACGTTATTTAGATAAAAACATGGGCATGGTCTTTATTATCTGGGACAGGCTATTTGGTACTTTTGAAGAAGAAAAAGAAGAAGTGGTATATGGCCTTACCAGCAACTTAAAATCTTACCATCCCATTAATATGGTTTTTCACGAATGGCGTAATATTTGGAACGACCTTAGAAGAAAGAAAGCTCCTCTTAAAGCAAAATTTATGTATGTCTTTGGCCCCCCGGGCTGGAGTCATGACGGAAGTACAAAGACCAGCGCACAGCTTCGTGCAGAACTTAAATTGAAAGACTCCAAGAATGGCTAA
- a CDS encoding IGHMBP2 family helicase, which yields MAKLTAVERLKHVKDLLKIERDEDYRLYKELFLRVNLEQRKKNGVTWYPVKINSEELGSGDLLHLEIERTSQIDKAHQFSSGKNVSLFSNYQEETHEITGTIKSVSKNSLKLIIHADELPDWCYEGKLGLNIQFDDNSYNEMQRALDQVIDAKYNRVAELREMIEGEIPLSFEKINEDILIPQLNLSQNRAVRHVMSVNAIGVVHGPPGTGKTTSLVQAIRLTLQSEKQVLVCAPTNAAVDVLTEKLVELGIDVLRLGHPARMAEELLNSSMDGKIASSPYYKDIKNLRRNAEEYFRMAGKYKRTFGKEEAQQRTAYYTEAKNCIKEARLLEDFIVDELFKTSQVICCTPVTSTHRALAKKRFNTLFFDEASQALEPMVWIPLLKCKRLILSGDHFQLPPVVKSMEAKRGGLDQTLLDRCIEFKEAVVLLNRQYRMNSAIMGFSNHYFYKNELIADETVATHVLVNDDSYLGKSIEFIDTAGCSFDEIQNPETLSYWNPKEGEILFKHLQQLLLDYSTHADLPALEIGVISPYKEQREWLKENISDLDLERSKLQNLSVKTIDGFQGEERDVIYISLVRSNEKHEIGFLNDLRRMNVAITRAKKKLVVIGDSATIGSSDFYQQFLEYCEKNGMYRTAWEWA from the coding sequence ATGGCTAAACTCACGGCCGTTGAGCGTTTAAAGCACGTTAAAGACTTATTAAAAATTGAACGCGACGAAGATTACCGTCTTTATAAAGAACTATTTCTACGTGTTAATTTAGAACAGAGAAAAAAAAATGGTGTTACCTGGTATCCGGTAAAAATAAATAGTGAAGAACTTGGTTCCGGAGATCTATTGCATTTAGAAATTGAACGGACTTCGCAAATTGACAAAGCACATCAATTCAGTTCTGGAAAAAATGTAAGTCTTTTTAGTAATTACCAGGAAGAGACCCATGAAATTACGGGTACGATAAAATCTGTTTCGAAAAACAGTTTAAAGTTGATCATACATGCGGATGAGCTTCCCGACTGGTGTTACGAAGGTAAGCTGGGGTTAAATATCCAGTTTGACGACAATAGTTACAACGAAATGCAGCGCGCCTTAGATCAGGTAATTGATGCTAAATATAACCGTGTAGCAGAACTTCGCGAAATGATTGAAGGAGAAATTCCCCTTTCATTTGAAAAAATAAATGAGGACATATTAATTCCACAATTAAATCTTTCTCAAAACAGAGCGGTACGTCATGTGATGAGCGTGAACGCTATTGGCGTAGTGCATGGTCCGCCTGGTACGGGGAAAACAACAAGTTTGGTACAAGCCATTCGTTTGACTTTACAAAGTGAAAAACAAGTTTTGGTTTGTGCGCCAACAAATGCGGCGGTGGATGTATTGACAGAAAAACTCGTAGAGTTAGGAATTGACGTGCTGCGTCTCGGGCACCCTGCTCGTATGGCCGAGGAACTACTGAACAGTAGCATGGATGGAAAAATAGCTTCCTCTCCTTATTACAAAGACATAAAAAATTTGCGCCGTAATGCTGAAGAATACTTCAGAATGGCGGGAAAATATAAACGCACTTTCGGTAAAGAAGAAGCCCAACAGCGGACTGCTTATTATACCGAAGCAAAAAACTGTATTAAAGAAGCGCGGTTGCTTGAAGACTTTATTGTAGACGAACTTTTTAAAACCTCGCAGGTAATTTGTTGTACCCCGGTAACCAGCACACACAGGGCTTTGGCGAAAAAACGTTTTAATACTTTGTTTTTTGACGAAGCTTCGCAAGCTTTAGAACCAATGGTTTGGATTCCTCTTTTAAAATGTAAACGTTTGATTTTATCTGGAGATCATTTTCAATTACCTCCCGTAGTAAAAAGTATGGAGGCAAAACGCGGCGGACTCGATCAAACACTTTTAGATCGCTGTATAGAATTTAAAGAAGCGGTGGTGCTTTTAAACCGTCAGTACCGCATGAATTCGGCTATTATGGGATTCAGCAATCACTACTTTTACAAAAATGAGTTGATAGCCGATGAAACCGTTGCCACACATGTGCTTGTAAATGACGACTCTTACCTTGGTAAAAGTATTGAGTTTATTGATACGGCGGGCTGCAGTTTTGATGAGATCCAAAATCCGGAAACATTAAGTTACTGGAATCCAAAAGAAGGCGAGATTTTATTTAAACATTTGCAACAATTGCTTTTAGATTATTCTACTCACGCAGATTTACCTGCGCTGGAAATAGGCGTTATTTCTCCCTACAAAGAGCAGCGAGAATGGTTAAAAGAAAATATATCAGATCTGGATTTAGAAAGAAGTAAACTTCAAAATCTGAGTGTAAAAACCATTGATGGGTTCCAGGGCGAAGAACGTGATGTTATTTATATCAGTCTTGTTAGAAGTAACGAAAAACATGAAATTGGATTTTTAAATGATCTGAGAAGAATGAATGTTGCTATTACCCGCGCTAAGAAAAAATTAGTGGTGATTGGAGACAGTGCTACGATTGGTTCCAGTGATTTTTATCAACAGTTTTTAGAGTACTGTGAGAAGAACGGTATGTATAGAACGGCCTGGGAGTGGGCCTAG
- a CDS encoding MFS transporter, with product MAESKYPRGLFFLVFTEFWERFGYYLMIGIFFLYMTADGKNGGMGWERSTASDIFGTFIALAYLTPFMGGLLADLKLGYRFSVTLGGILMGIGYCMLAIPEKWAFFTSLAVMVVGNGFFKPNIATLLGNLYNDPRYRDNKDTGYNIFYMGINVGALICNFVAAIMRNKIGWHGAFITAGIGMFIGVITFWAGMKHYKHVDVRKEPKPEDKPFLMQFVKVLCVGVLFAVIGWVIPNAIWGKEGKIFTIMGSQSTDAFFMFCIPVIYFYSSIYKKATAEERKPLGTMFTIFIIVILFWAIFKQNGTALTTYAEYYTERESPKQITAITKDLGFSETLVARNEEVNQVDEQFRKIKDETGKPVKCIDYPLYFKNSAPEKIPSEGGSVNLVNTEIFQSINPFFVVVLTPLIIAFFAFLRRKKMEPTTATKIAYGLLISALSTLVMVFAVYHTNNGMDKASAWWLVASYGVITVGELLLSPMGLSMVSKLAPLRLTALMMGGWQLATSIGNKLSGVLAKNWDKFDDKANYFWLNFALLMFAFLIMMLLLKRLNRVFKEG from the coding sequence ATGGCAGAATCAAAATATCCCAGGGGACTTTTCTTTTTAGTATTCACAGAATTCTGGGAACGTTTTGGCTATTATTTAATGATAGGGATCTTTTTCCTTTACATGACTGCTGATGGAAAAAATGGCGGCATGGGTTGGGAAAGATCAACAGCTTCTGACATCTTCGGAACTTTTATTGCATTGGCCTATCTTACGCCTTTTATGGGCGGGCTCCTCGCCGATTTAAAACTCGGATACCGGTTTTCAGTAACACTTGGAGGAATATTGATGGGTATAGGTTATTGTATGCTTGCTATCCCGGAGAAATGGGCGTTTTTTACTTCTCTTGCGGTGATGGTTGTGGGCAACGGTTTCTTTAAACCCAATATTGCAACGCTACTCGGAAATCTTTATAATGATCCACGTTACCGTGATAATAAGGACACCGGTTACAATATTTTTTATATGGGTATTAATGTGGGTGCGTTAATCTGCAATTTTGTGGCCGCCATTATGCGAAACAAAATAGGTTGGCACGGCGCGTTTATTACAGCAGGAATTGGAATGTTTATCGGCGTTATCACCTTTTGGGCAGGTATGAAACATTATAAACATGTTGATGTACGCAAAGAACCAAAGCCGGAAGATAAACCGTTTTTAATGCAGTTCGTAAAAGTCCTGTGTGTGGGTGTTCTGTTTGCAGTTATTGGGTGGGTTATTCCTAATGCTATTTGGGGTAAAGAAGGTAAGATCTTTACAATTATGGGAAGTCAAAGTACCGATGCTTTTTTTATGTTTTGTATCCCTGTGATTTATTTTTATTCATCTATTTACAAGAAAGCCACAGCAGAAGAACGCAAACCGCTCGGAACAATGTTTACTATTTTTATTATCGTAATTTTATTCTGGGCTATTTTTAAACAAAATGGAACTGCATTAACTACTTATGCTGAGTATTATACAGAAAGAGAAAGCCCTAAACAGATAACAGCCATTACAAAGGATCTTGGCTTCTCTGAAACACTTGTGGCCCGAAATGAGGAAGTAAATCAAGTAGACGAACAGTTTAGAAAAATAAAAGACGAGACAGGAAAACCCGTGAAGTGTATCGACTATCCGCTCTATTTCAAGAACAGTGCACCTGAAAAAATACCATCGGAAGGTGGTTCCGTAAATCTGGTGAACACCGAAATATTTCAATCGATAAATCCCTTTTTCGTAGTTGTACTAACGCCTTTAATCATTGCCTTCTTTGCTTTTCTACGGAGAAAAAAGATGGAACCAACTACAGCTACAAAAATTGCTTATGGTTTATTGATTAGTGCACTCTCTACTTTGGTTATGGTGTTTGCTGTTTATCATACAAATAACGGTATGGATAAGGCCAGCGCCTGGTGGCTTGTAGCCAGCTATGGAGTTATAACGGTTGGCGAATTGCTGCTCAGTCCTATGGGATTATCGATGGTATCAAAACTTGCTCCTTTACGCCTTACCGCATTGATGATGGGAGGCTGGCAACTCGCAACCTCGATCGGAAATAAATTAAGTGGCGTTCTTGCAAAAAACTGGGATAAGTTTGATGACAAAGCAAATTACTTCTGGCTAAATTTTGCTCTATTGATGTTTGCGTTTTTGATTATGATGCTTTTATTGAAGCGCCTAAACAGAGTGTTTAAGGAAGGATGA
- a CDS encoding peptidase M61, with amino-acid sequence MIHYSFYQKNPSSHYIYIDMIVENPGSGKLQLQLPAWRPGRYELGNFAKNVKRVDMFNEKNEVLEYTKLNKDLWEVEIGESKRVKITYSYYAAELNAGACYADGSQLYVNPVHCCMYVVGRTQEEHKVELQVPETYSIACSLKTEKSTLIAANYDELVDSPFIASADIKTDSYTVNGIKFFVHFNGECQPDFKKIKTDFEAFTKKQIEFWNDFPYDEYHFLFQVLPFKFYHGVEHKKNTVIAIGPGYAINSGATYEDILGVSCHELFHTWNIKTIRPIEMQPYDYTKENYSRTGYVYEGFTTYYGDKLLLSSSVFSTQQYFNTLQERLVKHFHNAGRFNLSVAHSSWETWLDGYVPGAPYRKTNIYDEGNLVAFMLDVKIMQATENQRSLRDVCVLLYDRFGKKAIGYTEQTIIDLVNEVSGKDFREFFKTYVYTPGDFESPLKECFDYLGIDFTKQNNSNVHEHTFGFKAIDSGFFSKISLVFPYSPAWKAGLFAGDEILAVNGMMLKNNLNHWLQYFMSTEELTLTVNSAEQLKTISLLKDKKETSWFFNPVLKLKDAKENEAFERWKQF; translated from the coding sequence ATGATCCACTATTCTTTTTACCAGAAAAATCCTTCTTCGCATTACATTTATATCGACATGATTGTCGAAAATCCAGGCTCCGGCAAGCTGCAACTCCAACTGCCGGCATGGCGTCCGGGTCGCTACGAACTTGGTAACTTTGCAAAGAATGTAAAGCGCGTGGATATGTTTAACGAAAAAAATGAAGTGCTCGAATACACCAAGCTGAATAAAGATCTTTGGGAAGTTGAAATTGGTGAAAGCAAACGTGTAAAGATTACTTATAGTTATTACGCAGCCGAATTAAATGCCGGCGCATGTTATGCAGATGGCTCGCAACTTTATGTAAATCCTGTTCACTGCTGCATGTATGTTGTAGGACGAACACAAGAGGAGCATAAAGTAGAGCTGCAAGTTCCAGAAACTTATAGCATCGCCTGCTCTTTAAAAACTGAAAAAAGCACTTTGATCGCGGCAAATTACGATGAGCTGGTAGATTCACCTTTTATAGCTTCGGCAGATATTAAAACGGATAGCTATACAGTAAACGGAATTAAATTTTTTGTTCATTTTAACGGAGAATGCCAACCTGACTTCAAAAAGATAAAAACAGACTTTGAAGCTTTCACAAAAAAACAAATTGAATTCTGGAATGATTTTCCGTACGACGAATATCATTTTTTATTCCAGGTTTTACCTTTCAAATTCTATCATGGTGTCGAACATAAGAAAAACACGGTAATAGCAATTGGTCCGGGCTATGCGATCAATTCGGGGGCAACTTATGAAGATATTTTAGGAGTGAGTTGTCACGAATTATTTCATACCTGGAATATCAAAACAATTCGTCCCATCGAAATGCAGCCTTACGATTATACAAAAGAAAATTATTCGCGCACGGGCTATGTCTACGAAGGGTTTACGACCTATTATGGCGACAAACTTTTATTAAGTTCTTCGGTCTTTTCTACACAACAGTATTTTAATACACTTCAGGAGCGTCTTGTAAAACATTTTCACAACGCCGGCCGTTTCAATTTAAGCGTAGCCCATAGCAGCTGGGAAACCTGGCTCGATGGCTACGTTCCGGGTGCACCATACCGTAAAACAAATATTTACGACGAAGGAAACTTAGTGGCTTTTATGCTGGACGTTAAGATCATGCAGGCAACAGAGAACCAAAGATCGCTCCGTGATGTTTGTGTTTTGCTCTACGACCGTTTCGGAAAAAAAGCGATTGGATATACCGAACAAACTATTATTGACCTTGTAAACGAAGTTAGTGGAAAAGACTTCAGAGAGTTTTTTAAAACTTATGTTTACACGCCAGGTGATTTTGAAAGTCCTTTAAAAGAATGCTTCGACTATTTAGGAATTGATTTTACAAAACAAAATAATTCGAATGTTCATGAACATACTTTTGGATTTAAAGCTATTGATAGTGGTTTTTTCAGCAAGATAAGTCTTGTTTTTCCTTATTCTCCAGCCTGGAAAGCGGGTCTTTTCGCCGGCGATGAGATCCTTGCTGTTAATGGCATGATGCTGAAAAATAATTTAAATCACTGGCTGCAGTATTTTATGTCAACCGAAGAACTAACGCTTACTGTAAATTCGGCCGAGCAATTGAAAACTATTTCCTTACTAAAAGATAAAAAAGAAACTTCCTGGTTTTTTAATCCTGTGTTAAAATTAAAAGATGCAAAAGAAAATGAAGCTTTTGAAAGATGGAAGCAATTTTAG
- a CDS encoding translation initiation factor has protein sequence MSKKEKSGGLVYSTNPNFKPEDDLEEEIVMKPGEQHLKVYLDRLGGGKLLTRITGFTGKTGDIETLGKLLKQKCGVGGSVKEREILIQGEHRDKVILLLLKEGYKAKKAGG, from the coding sequence ATGAGCAAAAAAGAAAAAAGCGGTGGACTTGTGTACTCTACAAATCCGAATTTTAAACCCGAAGATGATCTTGAAGAAGAAATTGTTATGAAACCCGGTGAACAACACTTAAAAGTATATCTTGATCGTTTAGGCGGCGGCAAGCTCTTAACGAGGATCACGGGCTTTACCGGTAAAACCGGCGATATAGAAACGCTTGGAAAATTATTGAAACAAAAATGTGGTGTTGGAGGTTCGGTTAAGGAACGCGAAATTCTCATACAAGGAGAACATCGTGATAAAGTTATTCTATTGCTTTTAAAAGAAGGCTACAAAGCTAAGAAGGCGGGAGGGTAA